The Bacteroidales bacterium WCE2004 nucleotide sequence ACCGCCTGATCAACCTGGGCAACGAGTCCGGCGAGGCGGTCTACCAGAGCAACGGCGCCTCCGGCGTGGGCGACTACGTCAAAGGCTCCAACGGCGAGGTCTGGCCGTACTTCTACGGCATGAAGACCGACGGACTGTTCCAGAACTGGGACGAGGTCTACGCCTACAAGGACAAGGACGGCCATCTGATGCAGCCCAACGCCCAGCCGGGCGACGTCCGCTTCGTGGACTACAACGGCGACGGCTATGTCAACGACGACGACCGCACCAAGATCGGCAAGGGTATGCCGGACTGGACCTTCGGTGTCACCTTCGCCGCCGACTGGAAAGGCTTCGACGCCTCCCTGTTCTTCCAGGGCAGCCTCGGCAACCAGGTCTTCGACTACTCCATGCGCGGCGACATCCCCGCGATGAACCGCCCGGCCTGGATCCTCGACCGCTGGATCGGTGAAGGCACGTCCAACCGCATCCCGCGCCTGACCAACGCCAACCCCAACCAGAACTGGCGCTCTTCCGACCTCTGGGTCAAGGACGGCTCCTTCCTGCGCCTCAAGACCGCGCAGATCGGCTACACGCTGCCCGAGAAACTCCTCCGCAGCGTCTCCGTCAAGAGCGTCCGCGTCTACGTGGCCGGCGAGAACCTCCTCACCTTCACCAAGTACGACGGCTTCGACCCGGAAATGGCCTCCGACGGCTACACGACCATCGGCGTGGACCGCGGCATCTACCCGCAGGCCCGGACCATCACCGTGGGTGCTTCCATCAACTTCTAATCCTTTAATGCACACAAGAATATGAAACTCCATAGAATCATTGCAGCCGTCGTTGCGGGGCTGGTCCTGACCAGCTGTGGGGATGAATTCCTCACCTCCCACGCGACCCATCAGGGAGAGGCAGGAGCGGAAGCGACCGAAGGCGCCATCCTGTCCTATCTGACCGCGGCCTACCAGCCGCTGCTGATGGACTCCTACGCTGACTACAATTACAACCATATCCTGCTGCTCTCCGACCTCCGCTCCGACGACATCTACAAGGGCGGCGGCGACGCTGGCGACCAGTCCTGGATGTACCACCTGTCCCTGTTCCAGATCCCTGCCTCCGAGAGTCCGACCGGCATCTGGAGCCTCTACTACACGGCCATCGCCCGCGCCAACAACACGGTCCTGGCCATCGACAACGCCGTCGGCTTCGACTCCGACGCGGCCAAGGCCCGCCTGGCCGGCTACCGCGCCGAGGCGCTCTTCCTGCGCGCCTACTACCTGCACCACCTGTGGAAGCTCTACGGCAACATCCCCTTCTTCACCGAGCCGCTGGACGACCCGTTCATGGCTCCGCAGAAGAGCGCCGACGAGATCTATGACTGCATCATGGCCGACATCGCCGACGCCGAGACCGCGGCCGCCCAGGCGGGCGCCGAGTTCCCGCTCTGCACCAACGGCGGCGCCAAGCAGGCGCGCGTCAACCTGGCCGCGCTCTACATGCTGAAGGCCCGCGTGGTGATGTACCAGCAGGACCAGGCCCGCTACGACGAAGTGGCCGCTGACATGGCGGAGATCATCAACGCCGGCAGCTACAGCCTGGTGGACTTCGACAGCCTGTGGACCGGCGCCGACGAGAACGACTTCACCGCAGAGTCCATCTTCGAGACCAACCAGATCTCCGACGGCAAGCGCGACTGGGGCAGCGCCTGGGTCGGCTGCGGCACCAACCTCCCCGCCTACATCTCCCCGAACGAGCTCAGCGATCCCGTCTTCTGCGGCGGCTGGGGCTTCGGTCCCGTGCGCCAGAGCACCTGGGACATGTATGAAGACGGCGACATCCGCCGCGAGGGTTCCATCAACAAGTTCGCGGCAGGCACCTACGGCGCCCGTTTCCAGGACACCGGCCTCTTCCAGAAGAAGTATGCCGCCCGCACCGCCCTGCGTTCGCCGATCGGTACCGTGGACCTCAATTATCCCAACAACCTGATCATCTTCCGCTACGCCGAGACCCTGCTCAACTATGCTGAGCTGGTGGGTTGCCAGGGCGCCGCGGCGGCCGGC carries:
- a CDS encoding Starch-binding associating with outer membrane; amino-acid sequence: MKLHRIIAAVVAGLVLTSCGDEFLTSHATHQGEAGAEATEGAILSYLTAAYQPLLMDSYADYNYNHILLLSDLRSDDIYKGGGDAGDQSWMYHLSLFQIPASESPTGIWSLYYTAIARANNTVLAIDNAVGFDSDAAKARLAGYRAEALFLRAYYLHHLWKLYGNIPFFTEPLDDPFMAPQKSADEIYDCIMADIADAETAAAQAGAEFPLCTNGGAKQARVNLAALYMLKARVVMYQQDQARYDEVAADMAEIINAGSYSLVDFDSLWTGADENDFTAESIFETNQISDGKRDWGSAWVGCGTNLPAYISPNELSDPVFCGGWGFGPVRQSTWDMYEDGDIRREGSINKFAAGTYGARFQDTGLFQKKYAARTALRSPIGTVDLNYPNNLIIFRYAETLLNYAELVGCQGAAAAGGLTPQECLDAVRTRAGLGSVPVSLESVKAERHKEFVGEGMRFWDLIRWGDAASVLTENDEAHQSVRTFNPAKDKYLPIPQSEMSRTAGTGEFELHQNNGY